DNA from Vibrio japonicus:
AACGAGCAAAAGCTCACAAACATTTTTGTCTGGGGGGCAGGCGTTCTTAACCAAAATGATTGGTCCAGCGTAGAGGTTTTGTTGCCTTTAGTTTCATTGCCAACAATTCTGCTATTGGCATTACAGCGGCCATTGTCAGCACTTCAGTTTGGAGACAACGTCGCAACCTCTCTAGGTGTCAATATCAAACAAATCAAAGTGGTTTGTTTGTCTTTAGCGATCTTCATGACCGCCGCTGTAGTGAGCGAAGTTGGGCTAATCGGATTTGTTGGCATTGTTGCTCCCGCTATCGCAAGATTGCTTGGCGCAAGAACGCTCAGAAAACAAATCATCGTAAGCGGCTGTATGGGTAGCTTGATCCTGTTGATCGTCGACCTCATGATTCAGCCGTTTTCTGGAGTTGGTGGAGAACTCTTACCAACTGGCGCAATGACGGCACTTATAGGTGCGCCCTTTTTGCTTTGGATGCTTCAAAAAACGAAACTACAATCCAACCTAAAAACACGAACAGAGCACATTGAGCGTTACAAATTAACGAGTCCATCAAAAATCCTTATCGCTATGACTCTCGTACTTATCTCTATTACGGGGTTAGCGCTTATGATTGGCAAAAACAACGCTGGTTGGACTTTTGGCATTAACCAATCTTTGTTCGATCTCAGAGCACCAAGGGTATTAGTTGCGTTGCTCGCAGGTATTGGTCTCGCATTCGCGGGGACAATTATTCAGCGTATTTCAAACAACCCAATGGCGAGCCCAGAAGTGTTGGGAATCAGCTCTGGTGCTGCTCTCGCTATTGTCCTTGGAACCATTTCTGGCGTTGCCATAGGGCGAGAACAACAAATGTTGCTCGGCACCCTTGGAGCCCTTTTCGTCACGGCCTTAGTCTGGCTTATGGGTAAAAAACACAACTTCGCGCCAACTCAAACTCTCTTAACTGGTATCGCACTCAGTGCTGGCCTTGACGCATTACTGAGAGTCGCTATGAGTTCTGGGCACGATAACGCAATAGCCCTGCTAACGTGGCTTTCAGGTTCCACCTACTTAGTTGCGAACCAAGACGTGGTGTTACTTGCTATAGGTATCGCCATCATTGGTGTCATCGCCTTGTCGCTTCACCGCTGGATAGAGCTGATTGGGCTCGGAGAAGTGACCGCTAACAGTATCGGTTTGAACGCCACATTAGTGCGGTTGGTGTTGCTGTTATTAGTCGCCGCTTTAACCACACTTTGCACAATTGTAATGGGCCCTTTGAGCTTTATTGGTCTTTTAGCCCCTCATATGGCGCGATCGCTTCACCAGTATCGTGCTTTACCTCAATTGCTTACGGCGGCACTGTTAGGCGCAATGATTATGGTCAGCGCAGATTGGATGGGGCGAATACTATGGTTCCCGTGGCAGTTCCCAGCAGGCTTGTTGGCATCATTGATGGGTGGCGGTTATTTCTTATACCTAATGCGACGTTAATTCCACGAGAAGAAACATTTTTACCCTACACTAGCCTTCATCATCGGAGACCATCATCTTTGGTCTCCCATCTCTAGGGCACACCCAAAAAACAGTTGAACATGATAATACGAATAATTATCATTGCGTAATTATTTAAATGATAGGGCGTTAATTACATCCGCGTACAGACCTAAAAGTCTTCGCCTGTATAACCCATGACCTTTATAA
Protein-coding regions in this window:
- the fhuB gene encoding Fe(3+)-hydroxamate ABC transporter permease FhuB produces the protein MDTIKHTTQTVQQLHVKLVILLTGAVFMLCALLQITAPYSQGLGIIWDTLFHFDSANYQHLITHLTYLPRLAIAIVCGFALAVAGSVMQFVLRNPIASPTTLGVAAGAELGMVLGILILPVSWTVPSFISAFIGGCMATGLVFTLSATRGFAPIHMVLAGMVVSLFLGSLNTMLLMLNEQKLTNIFVWGAGVLNQNDWSSVEVLLPLVSLPTILLLALQRPLSALQFGDNVATSLGVNIKQIKVVCLSLAIFMTAAVVSEVGLIGFVGIVAPAIARLLGARTLRKQIIVSGCMGSLILLIVDLMIQPFSGVGGELLPTGAMTALIGAPFLLWMLQKTKLQSNLKTRTEHIERYKLTSPSKILIAMTLVLISITGLALMIGKNNAGWTFGINQSLFDLRAPRVLVALLAGIGLAFAGTIIQRISNNPMASPEVLGISSGAALAIVLGTISGVAIGREQQMLLGTLGALFVTALVWLMGKKHNFAPTQTLLTGIALSAGLDALLRVAMSSGHDNAIALLTWLSGSTYLVANQDVVLLAIGIAIIGVIALSLHRWIELIGLGEVTANSIGLNATLVRLVLLLLVAALTTLCTIVMGPLSFIGLLAPHMARSLHQYRALPQLLTAALLGAMIMVSADWMGRILWFPWQFPAGLLASLMGGGYFLYLMRR